One Capsicum annuum cultivar UCD-10X-F1 chromosome 2, UCD10Xv1.1, whole genome shotgun sequence genomic window carries:
- the LOC107858388 gene encoding mitochondrial outer membrane protein porin of 34 kDa-like, with product MGKGPVSTVTSASRLELVIFLFWNRSLGVIGKVALAEIPNLLYKDYQTSSVTSDSATTVTFTSAKLKTRNLFQVDVNTQQKIENITTKTLSLIYNPFTTITYEAAAASWKKALILNFRVPYRSGKLELQYLHEYSGISTSIELAANPIVNFSGVVGTNVLSLGTDVSFDTKLGTFTKCSAGLSYTNDDGIVTSCNLNDKGPSISYYSTLKHMQKTDVGLEVARSFSNNETTITAGTKIKLDERTTVKARWNNFGKATALLQHEWHPNSLFTLWGEIDTKATRPKCGWTVSLFGIP from the exons TTGGTAATATTCTTATTTTGGAATaggagccttggagtaattggtaaagttgccTTGGCAGAAATTCCAA ATCTTCTGTACAAGGACTACCAGACGTCTTCAGTTACTTCTGACTCCGCCACCACAGTG ACTTTCACTTCAGCAAAATTGAAGACGCGCAATCTGTTTCAGGTTGATGTCAATACTCAACAGAAGATCGAGAATATTACAACT AAAACCCTTTCTCTGATTTACAACCCTTTCACAACCATCACATATGAAGCTGCTGCTGCTTCATGGAAGAAGGCATTAATTCTAAACTTCAGAGTTCCTTACCGTTCTGGAAAG CTGGAGCTTCAATATTTACACGAGTATTCTGGGATAAGCACCAGTATTGAATTGGCAGCAAACCCCATTGTTAATTTCTCTGGTGTAGTGGGAACTAATGTTCTTTCTCTTGGAACTGATGTGTCCTTTGACACCAAGTTGGGAACATTCACTAAGTGCAGTGCTGGCCTGAGTTACACAAATGATGATGGCATTGTTACTTCTTGCAATCT GAATGACAAGGGTCCGAGTATATCATATTACAGCACACTCAAACACATGCAAAAAACTGATGTTGGCTTGGAGGTGGCCCGTAGCTTCTCTAACAATGAGACGACCATTACTGCTGGCACTAAGATTAAGTTGGATGAGCGGACCACTGTGAAGGCGCGTTGGAACAATTTTGGCAAGGCAACTGCATTGCTCCAACATGAGTGGCATCCAAATTCTCTTTTCACCCTTTGGGGTGAAATTGACACCAAAGCTACACGGCCAAAGTGTGGATGGACCGTTTCTTTGTTTGGGATTCCCTAA